The nucleotide sequence TAAATGTCTTACCACCACATCCAGCTGGTCTTCATCCTCCAGGTACGTTTCAACGCAGATCACGTACCTGTTTGAATTCAGAAATGATGCCAGCCACCTGGACTGCTTCCTGCCTTTGACGATGTCCAAAAGATGATGGTCAGCCCCCTTTCTTTTCACGATGAAGTCCACTAGCTTCTGGTTGGCTCGGTCCCGAGCAGCCTTCATCCGGTCAGGGAGAATTTTCTTGCAGGGCCTCTTCCCGCCCAGGGATGTCTCCTCCTCAGAATCATCCAGGTCGTCGTAATTCACCCGTGGGAAATCAATCTCCAGAGTGCCCTCTTGGATGGCTTTCCTGATTGGGTAACTGACGTCAGCAGCGTAATAGTCCAGGAAGGAGCCCGCAAAACACCCACGACCGAGCCCCTCTCTGTAGTGGGAAATCAGGGAGAAGCACCAGTTCACACTTTGCTCATACGCTTTCCTGGCTCTCTTtatcagtttctctttctctttacaaTCCAGGTGCTTTAATCTTCGAAGAGGAACTTGAATGCCACTCTTTTCGAGGTGCATGTTTGCCTCTATCAAAAGCACCCTTGCCGTCTGCTCTGTTTGGCTGACGCTCTTTACCACTGCTGGCCAAAATGGGTGATTTTGAAATTTAAACCAGACCATCATTCCTCTTTCAATGGGACCCGGCTCCCGAGGGAGGGCCATGCTTGTCGGTTGTCCTGCTTCCTTGCCGACATCTTTTTTAGGAGTCGTGGTGGGATTAACCGCCTTTGAGCCAACTAAAGGTCGAAGTTCTTGCAGTCGTCTCTCAGACTCTGGTCCCTGAAGCTTCCTTTTTCTATTTGCCAGACGGAGTGAACAACGCAGCCTCAGGTTAGGGGCACTGGAGGCTGCTGCCGCACCTTCCAAGCCTGGCTTCCAGGCACCCTCTCCAGGGTCCTCAACACCCTCGGAGAAGGTAGAGCATTCAGAAGAGACAGCCAGGGTCTTTGGGCCGCTGTTGTGCGTCCCTTCTTGCAGAGCCTTGGGCACCGTGAGGATGAAACCTGGTGGCGGAGATGGAAGGACGCCTCCGTCTTGAGCACCTGCACCCTCCTCCTTGGCTGTGCAGTGCAAGGACATAACTCTTGAGCTGTCCCTCTTTTCCTTGCCCTCTCTCTCACGGTCATCTTCTGAAAGTGACGGGAAGTTTGGGCACACGCTGGAGCTTTGTGAGGATgttgtttgcatttccctgggaATACGAGCGACGGCTGTGTGCACCTGTGATTTGCTACCCTCCCTCTCTGAACGTACCCACGGTGATTTGGGGTTTTCGCTTTTCCCAAGGCTCCTCGGTAAGTTCCCTCTGGGCTTCCAATACTTTCTACGAGATGGCTTTTGCAGTCTCTTCTGAGACAGCGTGGTGGTCTCTGGATCGTCTAACGCTCTTGCCCGACCCAGATTTGCTCTCTCACTCAGAATCTCCCAGGCCACTGTAAGGGCGCTTCTGTAGGCTGCTTCCTCTCCCGGTGGGACACTGGCCTCCGACTGGGCCACTAGCGAGGAGGCCATGGATTCAATTTGAGACTCATTTAGGATCTTTATGTCTGTGCTtttcactctaattttttcatcGACTGAGAGTATTTGAACTTCTAGAGAAAGtaccttttttctcttatttgttgGTGGGATCCCGGATCTGGATAAAACCTTTGCTGGCCAGAAGAGGCCTTTCCAGTTGCAGAGGACATATGTGGCATCCATTATGATTTGCCTTTCCTGTCAAGAGGTAATTCATAGAGGTGGAGGGGTCTGGCTGTCATACCTG is from Equus asinus isolate D_3611 breed Donkey chromosome X, EquAss-T2T_v2, whole genome shotgun sequence and encodes:
- the LOC106846542 gene encoding PWWP domain-containing DNA repair factor 3B-like, with the protein product MDATYVLCNWKGLFWPAKVLSRSGIPPTNKRKKVLSLEVQILSVDEKIRVKSTDIKILNESQIESMASSLVAQSEASVPPGEEAAYRSALTVAWEILSERANLGRARALDDPETTTLSQKRLQKPSRRKYWKPRGNLPRSLGKSENPKSPWVRSEREGSKSQVHTAVARIPREMQTTSSQSSSVCPNFPSLSEDDREREGKEKRDSSRVMSLHCTAKEEGAGAQDGGVLPSPPPGFILTVPKALQEGTHNSGPKTLAVSSECSTFSEGVEDPGEGAWKPGLEGAAAASSAPNLRLRCSLRLANRKRKLQGPESERRLQELRPLVGSKAVNPTTTPKKDVGKEAGQPTSMALPREPGPIERGMMVWFKFQNHPFWPAVVKSVSQTEQTARVLLIEANMHLEKSGIQVPLRRLKHLDCKEKEKLIKRARKAYEQSVNWCFSLISHYREGLGRGCFAGSFLDYYAADVSYPIRKAIQEGTLEIDFPRVNYDDLDDSEEETSLGGKRPCKKILPDRMKAARDRANQKLVDFIVKRKGADHHLLDIVKGRKQSRWLASFLNSNRYVICVETYLEDEDQLDVVVRHLQEIYKQMDKRVLNRVRDDRVSFVVEVLLPEAIICSIAALDGLDYKEAEEKYRKGPPVHSREKELFDKNLLKEMRKRSARRSKAQ